The genome window CTATCTTCTAAAAGAATTTGTTTGTGAATTGAGAGATTGAATTGCTGCTTGGAAATTCGGAAAATTTATGGTCTGTGTATGGTATTTTAGGCTTAGGATACAGAAAGATTGTGTCTTTGATGTATAATTAATATTGAATTTGATGAACTTGATTAGATTTTGCATTGTTTTAGGCCACTGCATATTAAGTCTGTGATAAAAATTAGGGATTGtttgtgtgattttttttttgtattcatAATTGTTCAGCATAATCAAAATTACAGTTTTTTTTTGGTGTGCTAATTTTCAGGTACTCTGTATTAGTAATTGCTTATTTCAAGAGGGAATGCAGGGATATGATAGAGATGTAACCAAATTTCCAATCTTCAACCATTGACTTTTTGtatgtaaattttttatcacgatactttattattttttggagaAATTAGTTTAACAATTGATATATGTTGTTTTGGCATAGGAATATGGTCGGTCAAGCGATGAATATGAGGATTATGAGGACAATGAGGATGGCGAAGAatatgaagaggaagaggaaaattCGGAAGAGTTTCACCCCCACTACATTTGCACCTTACAATTTCCAGTTGGATTGAAATCCTCCATCTTCTTCCATATGCTCACCAGTCTCCTCAAACGGAATATTCAAAAGGATAAACATGGGATGAAACTATAAAGCAATGGCAGTTTTGTGAGAAAGAACACAAACTGTAGAGCATAACgggttcttttgtttctttgcagATGAATGGAGAACTTTAAGGCATTTCTCATGTGGATTTTTCTTATAGAAAAGGTATGGTATTTTGTATGATCTTACCTACTTTTTATTCGAGTGTCGTGTGATTGTTTTCTAATAAACTTAGGCTatccata of Malus sylvestris chromosome 6, drMalSylv7.2, whole genome shotgun sequence contains these proteins:
- the LOC126625675 gene encoding uncharacterized protein LOC126625675 isoform X1, which translates into the protein MVDAGLKTLGQFGADVRILKIVYAGPKRLGQEYGRSSDEYEDYEDNEDGEEYEEEEENSEEFHPHYICTLQFPVGLKSSIFFHMLTSLLKRNIQKDKHGMKL
- the LOC126625675 gene encoding uncharacterized protein LOC126625675 isoform X2, with the translated sequence MVDAGLKTLGQVLCISNCLFQEGMQGYDRDEYGRSSDEYEDYEDNEDGEEYEEEEENSEEFHPHYICTLQFPVGLKSSIFFHMLTSLLKRNIQKDKHGMKL
- the LOC126625675 gene encoding uncharacterized protein LOC126625675 isoform X3, translated to MVDAGLKTLGQEYGRSSDEYEDYEDNEDGEEYEEEEENSEEFHPHYICTLQFPVGLKSSIFFHMLTSLLKRNIQKDKHGMKL